A stretch of Besnoitia besnoiti strain Bb-Ger1 chromosome III, whole genome shotgun sequence DNA encodes these proteins:
- a CDS encoding RNA recognition motif-containing protein (encoded by transcript BESB_048520), which translates to MAESSAAERTPASAPGGAEAGGSARAEETPKRPPLAPCADASSPSSSSPPQTEVARPGSPGDAEKRDDAQGAKEAAAKGEGDKAAAAASPTASSPSSAEKKDEKAAETVSASSATAVRVHRWADESDDLDSPSFDPMSATDVDPPEFDLGMPAFGSRPGAFGGRAGNGVVPHGPGALGGFRRGAGQEGTYGGLVDSRYGGLVGTPHSHPHGSPAGDPLMTQGSAARGTFSEVYVGELDAGVTEDDVTAIFVPTLPVRNIRIVREPPNRGTKGPSAATCGAFVTFHSPEDAQRALGFHGKLYRPPRGAGAQGLRGSGRASSGFSAARVLRIFPISSPPLLSGDGSGSSPGYLLSRGGGGAQGPSFGAGHYHASSAFSSSHVLQRGGRGGAFGGGVYGQAMADLVHQQAASSFPAYRGNVNSAVSGGAQGAGRDRGGRAFSGEEGAQRGDADAKAGAPGAGFGPGGGGGRARKSKSPDFSELRKESAATGAAAACGAAGRALVGAGTPAAGDTRGARGKEDAGCDRTLRTGGGALAPRGPVAAAAVEGEETPAAAEPPRERPKLVLKPRTKPLDSAAEPPKLNPAIFGAAKPIDDPVAKRQLPVTASSASLPPPGAASDFPSSAAASAAGAASCGSFPAAASPPAEPAASGFGPEVPSSPPGRRGQPGSAEGRGFAGGEKAAAGGPPAPSRGGNAPGSPRASTAGSERDGRGPQQRAGGRGAGAFSRRGDESQAEEARHKGPRWVGASKSQRGDGEEQVSGDAHAHASGGGRNSHGALMYSETWRRALGEKGADRDSQLGEQDAGSSGSARGSQTKNEKAGHGAGVGRSSGDGERRPSARSGDPFGGAKPRDEFEWRRKKETTPALPEDAASLRASPPLQHPPMSQYMPHHGSAGHPSGRVPGSFPPPSYGSYPATPEFNSHPGGPPRLREDSNVRTPPSAVATPPDGGNSSRGILGPSPSVRGGGGGATAVAGVLGGGSPSGAPKKGPSPLPLAAGGAAGGRGANSPSSSSSSLGDHPRKPMAAGLVGTGGPGSPHVKYGASAPAPTRGGGSGAPVAPPRSPNSPPAGGAGIYGRGAQGSQAPPPPLHKGGEAGEPAPPGPSAGSSEKEPLWRNQAPNSGSRAPHSGGAAAGFPQPRGGGAGASAGVFRRPNGHGSDGLLPLERGPDCKERGGEDRGRESVPSLDSGVLASPPSAGPGGEGGDAAGGSSSSGGGACLTHRLHEGGLSSWSRKPHNPIHVRGVQAVASAGDRDRNAATPLVCADGGSPSDGLVSGMRTLAEQLLPAAAVKAAGGTDGRAAAEDEKKKAESKIPDILSKPEQKSGQTVWEARNEVLGLDKKRDAAGDHGGGRGDSEEADGREAQSARRDRDDASQQTLCGGDRWRDEAGGHSRPLRQSRGPGGGACAGSGRGPQGAAGERGAGRTKREGETPASADASGAHAPERDSEGGEAEHGRGGRAFFGAIGAEEGAQMQDGEDARRDEDGGRCARERDGRGTGGGTRGVLRGGRGRGGAAGEGRTRWRRNLSDAGADGSSTDKIGEDHHGPSDASSRRDQTAADTPVDDVSQDGERHQHARRRQGSTSHSTEADQGERGMRRRGESVSSCAHEGPHPREGEKSFRTRGGRGGGAWRGGENRPEGAGRGGRGGRGGKAREGGNHAWAGHRREQPGAGAAEKREEERAADSQAATPRVPARAMLVQSAVASSRVKTNNRFSAFADSDEGESSD; encoded by the exons ATGGCGGAAAGCTCAGCGGCGGAGCGCACGCCAGCCTCGGCGCCGGGTGGCGCCgaggctggcggcagcgcgcgtgcggaggaGACCCCCAAGCGACCGCCCCTGGCACCCTGTGCagacgcgtcgtcgccttcttcctcctctccgccgcagactgAGGTGGCGCGGCCTGGCTCTCCAGGtgacgcggagaagcgggacgacgcgcagggcgctaaggaggcagcggcgaagggggagggagataaggccgcggcggccgcctcgccgaccgcctcttcgccttcgtccgcggagaagaaagacgagaaggccgcggaaacggtcagcgcctcctcagccacAGCAGTGCGCGTTCACAGATGGGcggacgagagcgacgacctAGACTCTCCCTCCTTTGACCCCATGTCGGCAACAGACGTGGATCCCCCAGAGTTCGACCTGGGCATGCCGGCTTTCGGCTCGCGTCCGGGGGCCTTCGGGGGCCGCGCGGGCAACGGGGTCGTCCCTCACGGCCCCGGGGCCCTGGgaggcttccgccgcggcgcaggccaggAGGGGACCTACGGCGGCCTCGTTGATTCGAGATACGGAG gcctGGTGGGCACGCCTCACAGCCACCCCCACGGATCACCGGCGGGAGACCCGCTCATGACTCagggcagcgccgctcgcgggaCTTTCTCAGAGGTCTACGTGGGAGAGCTCGACGCAGGCGTCACGGAGGACGACGTGACCGCGATCTTCGTGCCCACCTTGCCTGTCAGAAACATCCGCATCGTCCGCGAGCCGCCCAACCGGGGCACCAAGGGgcccagcgccgccacctgcgGAG CTTTCGTCACCTTCCATTCTCCGGAAGACGCCCAGAGGGCGTTGGGCTTCCACGGCAAGCTGTatcggccgccgcggggtgCAGGGGCGCAGGGTCTTCGCGGCTCGGGTCGTGCCTCTTCgggcttctccgcggcgcgcgttttGCGAATTTTCCCGATTTCTTCTCCCCCGCTCCTTTCCGGCGACGGGAGCGGCTCCTCGCCGGGGTAtctgctgtcgcgcggcggcgggggggccCAGGGGCCTTCCTTCGGCGCCGGTCATTACCACGCATCGTCTGCGTTCTCCTCCTCCCACGTGCTCCAGCGAggggggcgcggaggcgccttcggcggcggcgtttaCGGTCAGGCGATGGCGGATCTTGTTCACCAGCAAGCGGCGTCGTCCTTTCCTGCGTACCGCGGAAACGTGAACTCCGCGGTCTCCGGAGGGGCCCAGGGCGCGGGGCGCGACCGGGGTggtcgcgccttctccggcgaagagggcgcccagcgaggagacgcggacgccaaggcgggcgcgccaggTGCGGGCTTCGGTcccggaggaggcggcggccgcgcgaggaagtCAAAGAGCCCAGACTTCTCCGAGCTGCGGAAAGAGtctgcggcgacgggggcggctgcagcgtgcgGAGCTGCGgggcgcgccctcgtcggcgcggggacgccggctgccggcgacaccagaggcgcgcgaggcaaaGAGGACGCCGGTTGCGACCGGACACTGCGcactggcggaggcgccttggccccccgcgggcctgtcgccgccgccgcagtcgagggcgaggagacgcccgccgccgccgagccgccCAGAGAAAGGCCCAAACTCGTTTTAAAGCCGCGGACGAAACCTCTCGACTCGGCAGCAGA GCCGCCTAAGCTGAACCCGGCGATCTTTGGTGCAGCGAAGCCCATCGACGACCCAGTTGCAAAACGTCAACTGCCCGTCacggcgtcctctgcttctttGCCGCCTCCAGGGGCGGCCTCTGACTTcccctcgtctgccgcggcctcggccgcgggcgctgcgtcttGCGGCTCGttcccggcggcggcgtcccccCCGGCGGAACCCGCAGCGTCAGGGTTTGGCCCCGAGgttccttcgtctccgccgggtCGCCGGGGTCAACCAGGCTCTGCCGAgggccgcggcttcgcggggggggagaaggcagcagccggcggGCCCCCTGCGCCGTCTCGAGGCGGAAACGCCCCAGGGTCGCCCCGTGCTTCCACGGCTGGCAGCGAGCGTGACGGTCGagggccgcagcagcgcgcaggcgggcgcggggcgggagccttctcgcgccgaggcgacgagagccaggcggaggaggcccgGCACAAGGGCCCGAGGTGGGTAGGCGCGAGCAAGAGTCAGCGGGGCGACGGTGAAGAGCAGGTTTCGGgggacgcgcatgcgcacgcttcaggcggcgggcgcaacAGTCACGGTGCGCTGATGTACTCAGAGACGTGGAGACGCGCCTTGGGGGAAAAAGGcgccgacagagacagcCAGCTTGGTGAACAAGACGCGGGATCGAGCGGCTCGGCGCGAGGATCTCAGACCAAAAACGAGAAGGCAGGGCACGGCGCGGGGGTCGGAAGGTCgtcaggcgacggcgagcgaagGCCCTCCGCGAGGTCAGGCGACCCGTTCGGCGGAGCCAAGCCCCGAGACGAGTTCGAGTGGCGCAGGAAGAAG GAAACGACGCCGGCCCTCCCTGAagacgccgcgtcgctgcgagcctcgccgccgctgcagcacccGCCGATGTCGCAATACATGCCCCACCACGGCTCTGCAGGCCACCCGTCGGGGCGGGTCCCCGGGtcgtttcctcctccttcctACGGCTCGTATCCGGCGACGCCTGAGTTCAATTCGCATCCTGGCGGCCCGCCCCGCCTACGCGAGGACTCGAATGTCCGCACGCCGCCCTCGGCTGTGGCGACGCCTCCTGACGGGGGCAACAGCAGCCGGGGCATTCTGGGCCCGTCGCCCTCGgttcgaggcggcggcggaggcgcgaccgcaGTCGCAGGCGTGTTGGGCGGAGGGTCTCCGTCTGGCGCGCCCAAGAAAGGCCCCAGCCCGCTGCCCCTGGCGGCAGGTGGGGCGGcgggaggccgaggcgcgaACTCGCCCagttcttcctcgtcgtcgctcggaGATCATCCGCGGAAGCCCATGGCGGCGGGACTCGTGGGCACGGGCGGCCCCGGGTCGCCCCACGTGAAGtacggcgcctctgcgccggcgcctacGCGCGGGGGCGGGTCGGGCGCGCCGGTTGCCCCTCCTCGGTCGCCGAAttcgccgccagcaggcggcgcgggcatCTATGGACGCGGTGCGCAGGGCAGCCaggctccgcctcctcccctccaCAAGGGGGGCGAAGCCGGggagccggcgccgcccggccCCAGCGCTGGGAGCTCGGAGAAGGAGCCCTTGTGGAGGAACCAAGCCCCGAACAGCGGGTCCCGCGCACCccacagcggcggcgccgcggcgggcttTCCTCagccgcggggcggcggggcgggcgcgagcgcagggGTCTTTCGGCGCCCGAACGGCCACGGCAGCGACGGGTTGCTGCCGCTCGAGCGAGGCCCCGACTgcaaggagagaggaggcgaggaccGCGGCAGGGAGTCTGTGCCCAGCCTCGAcagcggcgtcctcgcctccccgccCAGCGCGGGCcccggaggcgagggcggagacgcggctggcggctcaagcagcagcggcggcggcgcctgcctgaCGCACAGGCTGCACGAGGGCGGTCTCTCGTCGTGGAGCCGCAAGCCGCATAATCCGATCCACGTGCGCGGAGTCCAGGCGgtggcgtctgcaggcgaccGTGACAGAAACGCCGCCACCCCTCTCGTgtgcgcggacggcggctcgccctccGACGGGCTCGTCTCCGGCATGCGAACTCTCGCCGAGCAACtgctccccgccgccgcggtcaaGGCCGCAGGAGGCACAGACGGaagggccgccgcggaggacgagaagaaaaaggcggaAAGCAAGATACCCGACATCCTGAGCAAACCCGAGCAGAAGAGTGGACAG ACTGTGTGGGAAGCTCGCAACGAGGTGTTGGGATTGGACaagaagcgcgacgcggctggcgatcacggcggcggcagaggagactCCGAAGAAGCCGAtggccgcgaggcgcagagcgccagGCGAGACCGAGACGACGCCTCGCAGCAGACGCTGTGCGGAGGCGACAGGtggcgcgacgaggcgggcgggcattcgcgccctctccgtcAGTCCCGAGGTccagggggcggcgcctgtgcgGGATCAGGCCGCGGCCCCCAGGGGGCCGCTGGCGAGCGGGGAGCGGGAAGAAcgaagcgagaaggcgagaccCCCGCAAGTGCagacgcctccggcgcgcatGCTCCCGAGCGAGAtagcgagggcggcgaggcagagcacggcagaggagggcgcgccttcttcggcgcgatcggcgccgaagaaggcgcgcaaATGCAGGACGGAGAGGatgcgaggagagacgaggacggcggcagatgcgccagagagagagacggaagaGGAACGGGGggcggcacgcgcggcgTACTCCGAGGGggacgaggccgaggcggagccgcgggcgaagGTCGCACGAGGTGGCGACGCAATCTGAGTGACGCAGGGGCAGATGGAAGCTCAACAGACAAAATA GGCGAAGATCACCACGGCCCcagcgacgccagcagccgccgggACCAAACCGCGGCAG ACACGCCAGTAGACGACGTCTcgcaggacggcgagcggcaccagcatgcgcgccggcggcaggggAGCACGTCCCACTCCACGGAGGCCGAtcagggcgagcgcggcatgcggcgcaggggcgagAGTGTCTCCTCCTGTGCTCACGAAGGGCCTCACCCtagagaaggcgagaagagctTCCGaactcgcggcgggcgcggcggcggcgcgtggcgcggaggcgaaaaccGACCTGAAGGCGCcggccgaggaggccgcggcggtcgcggaggaaAGGCGCGCG AGGGGGGAAATCACGCGTGGGCGGGGCATCGCCGCGAGCAGCCgggagcaggcgccgcggagaagcgcgaagaggaaagagcTGCAGACTCTCAGGCTGCGACGCCTCGTGT CCCGGCGCGTGCGATGCTAGTGCAGTCGGCGGTCGCTTCGTCTCGAGTGAAGACGAACAAccgtttttctgcgttcGCGGATTCGGACGAAGGAGAATCTTCTGACTAG
- a CDS encoding hypothetical protein (encoded by transcript BESB_048530): MRDPSCWQFPSHSSSQESEAVAWAPPRGPGQSGAGRFEGEGGEATACSALSPAGCPLPPFSVPSASVSSSASLTPLCYAVRSVPSSPHSLPVPAPPPVPPPVAIAPSSFLSPPRSPSLLPSCPSSSSPPVQSSSPLVSPLHAFSPSWAPDLLSRSPSPAVCRKRTEEFSSVPPSPEWRAESRFPTSHRSLLDSPVCRPAVVAGGGVAAGGFLSEGEGAAPPGGEIGSEEEDDGASVASSSSDASTAFLRILVVGDQGTGKSFLLHSLCHSPDPQSEFQRPCPAHRGRRGLREQVDTRASDAGAADEKSAPRQDGTGSRLEHSGSRAQLRRGTPDRRDAVHGVGVRMDASEQLERDADAPFSSFASVELTEWPRRADAETGGTQAGRIRGLPEDGRPRAEPRASEPCLAESCVSAPSEQSGDSTSVPRSPSLSPSASPVPSPSSSFSFSLPTSFCPASSSRPPAPVAPPRAASSSSPASSSAAPVARAASAEAAAAAQPAACEDASRQRECTCEADEQQCPACRLPGSYEWTCGVRIFHMFWELPPRERGSKDRQRQSSPGSSSSESSADSLSERGRPAASYPLLPESDASCASGAAAARSAGAATRCLVEFWEVGGTEMLESVRSLAYGQEFDGVWVCFDSRSAASFHHAALWTRELCVHLHLPSSLLFPSSGPQAPLSLAPRSYEAAAPSSSLRSFLPAPAVFQSFACSRRVRRWRRHQEHNAAGEARQRSAEGAAHEVQSLTSFFQMLPTSTVGKVTRAAASAVVRLGSTVASPVVSLVAGERERETDDSATDREEDEMARLKPEREGRGRRKFSAKPSRPFRKGSRRTARFASSLLTSASSVRPPPGMPERDGEEEPREDGEGGGTSVEEKDVELGVLEGGRETLESPADAECRADTASAAKEGTAPTLEAAAFPKGQQGAGPGPEDPDGASSRAFANLEKELTHQQFAVRLLQGVCPVLLVGTKEDLLLSSTAARQTSNESAGGGCEVDEKGLSPFLKHLRSRASVLSGFLSSSSPEAAAGCAVGEDDEDGRGGEAACRASDPSCAAPALCLEEDIGGGTPSRLQTPFSRAYFTQNSFVKARDNIFARLCGTLGPRRVPSGDARLALDGDAGVKLNRRICHLLNSSPLVLTSAVGRTVDPAALSAFFSDALLCQTLFRERSREKKVRRRSKAKSRGARPPVDVMQHVEDAPALLSPLPSPSLRASPGVALSDSANVRRVGVGAGDAAKQTAPVGEAEDGGATPPHARGRAQQPCQDPRLGEERELSADPEPRESPVAEDRPAEERDGKLDGKSRPQTPFSDVAAAAVAAGAAAAAIQWLH, from the coding sequence ATGAGGGATCCGTCGTGCTGGCAGTTTCCCAGTCACTCCTCATcgcaggagagcgaggcggtgGCGTGGGCGCCTCCCAGAGGACCGGGGCAGAGCGGTGCGGGTCGATtcgaaggcgagggcggagaggccaCTGCATgctccgcgctctcgcccgcagggtgtcctctccctccttttTCCGTTCCGTCCGCCTCGgtttcgtcttccgcttctctcaCACCGCTCTGTTACGCGGTTCGATCTGTGCCGTCCTCTCCGCACTCTCTGCCTGTCCCAGCTCCGCCACCAGTGCCTCCGCCTGTCGCCATCGCTCCCTCGTCTTTTTTGTCGCCCCCACGGTCGCCGTCGTTGCTTCCTTCGTGcccctcttcgtcctcgcctcctgtCCAGTCGTCTTCGCCACTGGTCTCGCCCTTACACGCGTTTTCACCGTCATGGGCTCCAGACCTGCTGTcgcggtcgccctcgcccgcagtCTGCCGGAAGCGAACTGAGGAGTTTTCTTCCGTGCCCCCCTCGCCAGAATGGAGGGCGGAGTCTCGCTTCCCCACGTCCCACCGTTCGCTGTTGGACAGCCCTGTCTGCCGGCCTGCGGTGGTCGCCGGAGGAGGtgtggcggcgggcgggttCTTGAGTGAAGGTGAGGGGGCTGCACCCCCCGGAGGAGAGATAGGgtccgaggaggaggacgacggggCTTCTGTTGCCAGTTCCAGCTCAGACGCGTCGACGGCGTTTCTGCGGATACTCGTGGTAGGCGACCAGGGCACGGGGAAGTCGTTTCTGCTCCATTCGCTCTGCCACAGTCCCGACCCGCAGAGCGAGTTTCAGCGCCCCTGCCCAGCTCACCGCGGACGGAGGGGGCTGCGGGAGCAGGTCGATacgcgggcgagcgacgcgggcgcggcggacgagaagtcggcgccgcgacaggATGGAACGGGCAGCAGACTTGAGCACTCCGGGTCTCGGGCGCAGCTACGCCGCGGGACGCCTGACAGGCGTGACGCGGTGCATGGCGTAGGAGTGCGCATGGATGCATCTGAGCAGCTAGAacgagacgcggacgcgccttTCTCGTCGTTCGCCAGTGTCGAGCTCACGGAgtggcctcggcgcgcggacgcggagacaggcggcaCTCAGGCGGGTCGGATTCGGGGCCTTCCGGAAGACGGCAGGCCGCGAGCCGAGCCGAGAGCTTCCGAGCCGTGTCTCGCGGAgtcctgcgtctccgcccccaGTGAGCAATCGGGAGATTCCACATCTGTGCCCCGGTCCCCCTCCttgtcgccttccgcctcgccggtgccctcgccttcgtcgtctttctctttctcgcttccTACGTCTTTCTgtcctgcgtcttcgtctcgccctcctgcgcctgtcgcgcctccgcgggccgcgtcgtcctcctctccggcATCGTCCTCAGCCGCTccagtcgctcgcgccgcttccgccgaggcggcggcggccgcccagcccgctgcctgcgaggacgcgtcgcggcagcgcgagtgCACGTGCGAGGCGGATGAGCAGCAGTgtcccgcctgccgcctcccggGGTCCTACGAGTGGACTTGCGGCGTTCGGATTTTCCACATGTTTTGGGAGTTGCCGCCGAGGGAGCGGGGCTCGAAAGACCGGCAACGGCAGTCGTCCCCCGGGTCTTCGTCATCGGAGTCTTCGGCCGACAGTCTCTCAGAGCGAGGGCGCCCAGCAGCGTCGTACCCCTTGTTGCCTGAGTCGGATGCGTCGTGCGCGTccggtgcggcggctgcgcgttcGGCTGGGGCCGCAACCAGGTGTCTAGTCGAGTTCTGGGAGGTGGGCGGCACGGAGATGCTGGAGAGCGTGCGGAGCCTGGCTTACGGCCAGGAGTTCGACGGCGTCTGGGTGTGTTTTGACTCGCGATCTGCGGCGTCGTTTCACCACGCGGCGCTGTGGACGCGAGAGCTCTGCGTCCATCTCCACCTGCCTTCGTCGCTCCTCTTCCCGTCCTCCGGcccccaggcgccgctgtcgctggcgccgcggtcctacgaggccgccgcgccgtcgtcttccctgCGCTCCTTcctgcccgcgccggcggtctTCCAGTcgttcgcctgcagccgccgcgtgcgcaggtgGCGCCGACACCAGGAGCACAACGCGgctggcgaagcgcgccagagatccgcggagggcgcggcgcacgaAGTCCAATCGCTCACGTCGTTTTTTCAGATGCTCCCCACCTCCACTGTGGGCAAGgtcacgcgcgcggcagccagcgccgTGGTGCGCCTGGGATCGACGGTGGCGTCGCCCGTCGTGTCGCTCgtggctggcgagcgcgagcgcgagactGACGACAGCGCCaccgacagagaggaggacgagatGGCGCGCTTGAAGCCCGAgcgcgaggggcgggggaggcggaaATTCAGCGCGAAGCCCAGCCGTCCGTTCAGGAAAGGGTCCAGGCGCaccgcgcgcttcgccagcTCCCTCCTcaccagcgcctcctccgtgcggccgccgccagggatgccagagcgagacggcgaagaagagccgcgagaggacggagagggcggcggtACGTCTGTCGAAGAGAAAGACGTGGAGCTGGGGGTCCTCGAGGGTGGCCGGGAGACGCTGGAGAGtcccgcggacgcggagtGCAGAGCGGAtacggcgtctgccgcgaaAGAAGGAACTGCGCCGACTCTGGAAGCAGCTGCCTTCCCAAAAGGACAGCAAGGGGCAGGCCCCGGGCCAGAAGACCCCGACGGGGCGTCTTCCCGCGCTTTCGCTAACCTTGAGAAGGAGTTGACTCACCAGCAGTTCGCGGTTCGCCTCCTTCAAGGCGTGTGCCCGGTGCTCCTGGTTGGAACCAAGGAGgacctcctcctctcctcgactgcggcgcggcagacgtcCAACGAATCGGCTGGTGGTGGGTGCGAGGTGGACGAAAAGGGTTTGTCGCCGTTTTTGAAGCATCTGCGAAGTCGCGCGAGCGTGCTCAGCGGCTtcctctcgtcgtcgtcgcctgaggcggcggccggctgcgcggtcggcgaggacgacgaagacgggagggggggcgaagctgcatgcagagcgaGCGATCCgtcgtgcgcggcgcctgccttgTGCCTGGAGGAAGACATAGGCGGCGGGACGCCTTCCCGTCTTCAAACCCCTTTTTCCCGCGCGTATTTCACGCAAAACTCATTCGTGAAAGCCAGGGACAACATTTTCGCGCGGTTGTGTGGGACTTTGGGGCCTCGAAGAGTGCCAtcgggcgacgcgcgtctggcgctggacggcgacgcgggcgtcAAGTTGAACCGCAGAATCTGTCACCTGCTCAACTCCTCCCCCCTCGTGCTCACCAGCGCCGTGGGTCGCACCGTCGAccccgccgcgctgtcgGCCTTTTTCTCCGATGCGCTGCTTTGTCAAACGCTTttccgcgagcgcagccgcgagaagaaggtTCGCAGGAGATCCAAGGCCAAGAGCAGAGGCGCCAGGCCCCCAGTGGACGTGATGCAGCACGTggaggacgcgcccgcgctgcttTCTCCACTGCCGTCTCccagcctccgcgcgagcccTGGCGTGGCGCTGAGCGACAGCGCAAACGTGAGGCGTGTCGGGGTTGgagctggcgacgcggctaagcagacggcgccggtgggggaggccgaggacggcggggcgacgccaccgcacgcgcgcggaagggctCAGCAGCCCTGTCAGGATCCGCGGTTgggagaagaaagggaaCTCAGTGCCGACCCGGAGCCGCGAGAAAGTCCGGTCGCGGAGGACAggcccgcggaggagcgggACGGGAAGCTCGATGGCAAGTCGCGACCGCAGACGCCCTTCTCAGatgtcgcggcggcggcggtcgctgcgggagccgcagcagctgcgatCCAGTGGCTGCACTGA